Proteins encoded within one genomic window of Salipaludibacillus agaradhaerens:
- a CDS encoding alpha-mannosidase: MFYKFEKLQNRVNELDRYRYRESKNIDFFRVYEPETGKETILPNSYTDKKMKVNDCWRGRDTYIWLNKTLKIPAAWSGKKVVVYLDLGRTGGGNNSGFESLIYVNKVPFQGVDSNHQEVILPADAEEKTVELDIMMWSGLEGGGHPQEQYYRLKEAWYGFLDEEVDELYYKSKAIVDTLRSQDTNDPAYASLLASLDTAFKKVDWSYPGSDQFYTSLEQTLALLNKRMGEIEKHDNVTIHTIGHSHIDLAWLWRTKHTKEKAKRTFSTVLRLMELYPDYTYLQSQPQLYEWLKEEEPELFEAIKEKVKDGQWEVEGCMWVEADCNIPSGESFVRQLLYGKNFFKKEFGKINKILWLPDVFGYSWSLPQILKKSGIDTFMTTKISWNQYNRMPHDTFYWRGIDGTEILTHFITTPEPGRAEDSWFYTYNGLITAQTVKGIWKNYRDKEINQDLLLAYGYGDGGGGVNREMLELKRQYNEMPSLPKITATKVGDYFEKLHDNVKNTDQYVHTWDGELYLEYHRGTYTSQAKMKEMNRKLENALRKTEILSTWNSLENGWNHYPSIALEKVWKMVLLNQFHDIIPGSSITEVYEDSYKDYNEVARINKGIVESQQQEIVHEAKNNLTFSHFHQYHNPILVTVPNGYEKHRFEVEGTNLVSQVTANGESLLLIEKSKPFAFQEIRVNRIEKEQMNSVLSHVSLEERTWDTPYYKIRWNANGQFTSIFDKSSNRELIEAGKTGNTLKLYEDKPLAHDAWDIDLYYQEKYSTIETFKGCRIIDNGPLRTTLHFNWKQGNLEISQHIHCYHHTKRIDFETEVDWSLRQNLLKVEFPIAVRTTEAIYDIQFGNVKRPTHWNTSWDMARFETVGHKWAALAEPNYGVSLLNDSKYGYAIKDNVIALSLLKGAIHPDPKADEGIHQFTYSLYPFAGVTHKHDVEREATYLNNKLVATPGAVSVPFTASFLTVSSDQVIIDAVKKAEDSDHLIVRLHEMEGTQVQVQLGSYYNVKQWREVTLIEEEYSSPQGEFTNAPIKLNFTPYEIKTVEIVI, encoded by the coding sequence GTGTTCTATAAGTTCGAAAAGCTGCAAAATCGTGTAAACGAATTGGACCGCTACCGCTACCGTGAATCAAAGAACATTGACTTCTTCCGCGTGTATGAGCCGGAGACAGGGAAGGAGACAATTCTTCCTAACTCTTACACAGATAAAAAAATGAAAGTGAACGACTGCTGGCGTGGAAGGGATACGTATATTTGGCTAAACAAGACATTGAAGATACCGGCAGCCTGGTCAGGCAAAAAGGTAGTCGTATATCTTGATTTAGGACGGACAGGAGGAGGGAATAACTCTGGGTTTGAATCCCTTATTTATGTGAATAAAGTACCATTTCAAGGAGTGGATTCCAATCATCAAGAAGTGATTTTACCAGCTGATGCTGAGGAAAAAACAGTAGAACTTGACATTATGATGTGGTCTGGCTTGGAAGGTGGGGGTCACCCGCAAGAGCAATATTACCGTTTGAAAGAGGCGTGGTATGGCTTTTTGGATGAAGAGGTAGATGAATTGTACTATAAATCCAAAGCCATCGTTGATACTCTTAGGAGTCAAGATACGAATGACCCGGCATACGCTTCTTTACTTGCAAGTCTGGACACTGCTTTTAAAAAAGTGGATTGGTCGTACCCTGGAAGCGATCAATTTTATACCTCCCTTGAGCAGACGTTAGCCTTACTTAACAAAAGAATGGGAGAAATTGAAAAACACGATAATGTTACTATTCATACGATCGGTCACTCTCATATTGACCTTGCCTGGCTGTGGCGAACAAAGCACACGAAAGAAAAGGCAAAACGAACATTTTCAACTGTTTTGAGATTAATGGAGCTGTATCCAGATTATACGTATTTACAAAGCCAGCCACAATTGTACGAATGGCTCAAGGAAGAGGAACCAGAGCTGTTTGAAGCGATTAAGGAAAAAGTAAAGGACGGCCAATGGGAAGTGGAAGGCTGCATGTGGGTAGAAGCTGATTGTAATATTCCGTCAGGGGAATCATTCGTCCGCCAACTACTCTATGGTAAGAACTTCTTTAAGAAAGAGTTTGGAAAAATAAATAAAATCCTTTGGCTACCAGATGTGTTTGGTTATAGTTGGTCATTACCTCAAATTTTGAAGAAATCTGGCATTGATACGTTTATGACAACGAAAATTAGCTGGAATCAGTATAACCGCATGCCTCATGATACGTTTTATTGGCGGGGGATCGACGGGACGGAAATATTAACTCATTTTATTACAACACCAGAACCAGGAAGAGCGGAGGACTCTTGGTTTTATACTTACAATGGTCTCATCACTGCTCAAACAGTGAAGGGGATCTGGAAAAACTACCGTGATAAGGAGATTAACCAAGATCTGCTTTTAGCCTATGGGTATGGGGATGGAGGAGGAGGAGTCAATCGAGAGATGCTGGAGTTGAAGAGGCAGTATAATGAGATGCCTAGTCTGCCAAAGATCACTGCAACGAAAGTAGGAGATTACTTTGAGAAACTGCATGATAATGTAAAGAACACTGATCAGTATGTTCACACATGGGACGGCGAGCTGTATTTGGAGTATCATCGTGGAACTTATACGAGCCAAGCAAAAATGAAAGAAATGAACCGAAAATTAGAGAATGCCTTAAGAAAAACAGAAATCCTATCCACATGGAACAGCCTTGAAAATGGTTGGAACCACTATCCTAGCATTGCCTTAGAAAAAGTATGGAAAATGGTGCTCTTAAACCAATTCCACGATATTATTCCTGGCTCCTCCATTACTGAGGTGTATGAAGATTCCTATAAAGACTATAACGAAGTTGCTAGAATAAATAAGGGAATTGTTGAATCCCAGCAACAGGAAATAGTGCATGAAGCAAAGAATAACTTAACTTTCTCACATTTTCATCAATATCATAACCCAATTCTTGTAACAGTACCGAATGGCTACGAGAAACATAGGTTCGAAGTGGAAGGAACTAACCTAGTAAGTCAGGTAACAGCTAATGGAGAGTCCCTGCTATTAATTGAGAAGAGTAAACCTTTCGCCTTCCAGGAGATTCGTGTAAATAGAATAGAAAAGGAACAGATGAATTCAGTGCTCAGCCATGTCTCTCTGGAAGAACGGACATGGGACACCCCTTATTACAAGATTCGGTGGAATGCTAACGGTCAGTTTACTAGTATTTTTGATAAGAGTTCCAACCGAGAATTAATTGAGGCCGGAAAAACAGGAAATACCTTAAAATTATATGAAGATAAGCCTTTGGCACATGATGCTTGGGATATCGATTTATATTATCAGGAGAAATATTCTACTATTGAAACATTCAAAGGGTGTAGAATAATAGATAATGGGCCGTTGAGGACAACACTTCATTTTAATTGGAAACAAGGAAATTTAGAAATTAGCCAACATATTCATTGCTATCATCATACTAAAAGAATCGATTTTGAAACGGAAGTGGATTGGTCTTTGCGCCAAAACTTATTAAAAGTAGAATTCCCAATTGCAGTACGTACGACAGAAGCAATCTATGACATTCAGTTTGGAAATGTGAAGCGCCCAACCCATTGGAATACATCATGGGACATGGCGAGATTTGAAACTGTTGGGCATAAGTGGGCAGCCCTCGCAGAACCGAATTATGGCGTCAGTTTACTGAATGATAGCAAGTATGGGTACGCCATTAAAGATAATGTTATCGCTCTTTCCTTATTAAAAGGTGCGATCCATCCAGACCCTAAAGCAGATGAGGGGATTCACCAGTTCACCTACTCCCTTTATCCATTCGCAGGTGTTACACATAAGCATGACGTAGAGCGGGAAGCAACCTATTTAAACAACAAACTGGTGGCTACTCCTGGTGCGGTTTCAGTGCCGTTTACCGCGTCATTTCTCACGGTTTCAAGTGACCAGGTAATTATTGATGCAGTAAAGAAAGCTGAAGACAGTGATCACTTAATAGTAAGACTTCATGAAATGGAAGGAACACAGGTACAGGTTCAGTTGGGGAGTTATTATAATGTGAAACAATGGCGTGAAGTAACGTTAATAGAGGAGGAGTATTCATCTCCTCAGGGGGAGTTCACTAATGCCCCTATAAAATTAAACTTTACCCCCTATGAAATAAAAACAGTGGAAATAGTAATCTGA
- a CDS encoding ROK family protein: MIGLLTVDIGGTFTKIGFVSMDGELTDRQEYPTPETLSQFHSMVDSYFTHQKKRSTIQGIAISSPGSVSESGEIDGHSAVSFLHEGNFRERVEDYFQLPTTVENDSNCVALGEMWNGAAKRVSTFVCIVCGTGIGGSIVINGKLHKGANLHGGEFGYVPVSNTSEKFHTWSEIGSASALTRRLRQTAPYYENWTGPLVFEHAEDHEQAKESINIFFRTLATGVFTIQYMIDPDEIIIGGGITRQACFMGELTAHLDVLFDAKPFAKVRPKVTLCHHLDKAQLFGAAYVWMEKYGRGDRDV, translated from the coding sequence ATGATCGGCTTATTGACAGTAGACATCGGTGGTACGTTTACAAAAATTGGTTTCGTTTCGATGGATGGGGAGTTAACGGATAGACAAGAGTACCCCACTCCCGAAACATTAAGTCAATTTCACTCCATGGTAGATTCTTATTTCACCCACCAAAAAAAACGTTCAACAATTCAGGGGATAGCCATCAGCAGTCCAGGAAGTGTATCAGAATCAGGAGAGATAGACGGACACAGTGCCGTTTCTTTCTTGCATGAGGGGAATTTTCGGGAGAGGGTAGAGGACTATTTTCAGCTCCCTACCACAGTAGAAAATGATTCAAATTGTGTCGCGCTTGGGGAGATGTGGAATGGGGCAGCGAAAAGGGTGAGCACCTTTGTCTGTATCGTTTGTGGGACGGGAATTGGAGGGAGCATTGTCATTAATGGAAAACTTCATAAAGGAGCCAATTTACATGGCGGAGAATTTGGATATGTTCCTGTTTCGAACACTAGTGAGAAATTCCACACTTGGAGTGAGATCGGCTCAGCTTCTGCTCTTACGAGAAGATTAAGACAGACAGCTCCCTACTATGAGAATTGGACGGGACCGCTTGTATTTGAACATGCTGAAGATCATGAACAGGCGAAGGAATCAATCAATATCTTTTTTCGAACATTGGCTACTGGGGTGTTTACGATTCAGTATATGATTGATCCGGATGAAATAATCATCGGGGGTGGAATTACCCGCCAAGCATGTTTTATGGGGGAGTTAACTGCCCACCTTGATGTTTTGTTTGATGCAAAGCCATTTGCAAAAGTACGGCCGAAAGTGACACTTTGTCATCACTTGGATAAAGCACAGTTATTTGGCGCTGCGTATGTTTGGATGGAGAAGTACGGAAGAGGTGATCGAGATGTTTAA
- a CDS encoding sensor histidine kinase — protein MKTLSFFRRISGKLFHRVFFTYSTIIILTMSSLFLFLSNYYSDFIVQREIDKHGTIIDEIKSDFHEKHQFVSQGVRNLYLEKDLIQDLAFALQHDYEEYIGYRLEKFANSDSFVPYNFDIYVKNYFSRDDTVVALDIKNETLGTEYFYLFNHLRWYENTQQGTRKDIDGKGNSTLYTVEEIINDPIYLERLGTLSIHFTYENVERILSLRDDTIQGTFLVTDEEMNVYFLHGDLTEGVLEDIRFGTVQKEVKLDDLYYIQTSVEPVGNLMITSIIPRKELASLYTYKITILLIIIVLTVIAIVLPYFSLRGHSKRVDHIVTKMRKVQEGNLKIKIDTRQGNDDLSVISETFNETLDELNNYINKVYTSKIKEKEAELASLQAQINPHFLYNTLEAIRMKSLAEGGRTTAKMIVQLSELFRHSLQTAELVTLEEEQNHARQYIELFSFRFPEQLTSFFAGNEELNRYLIPPFILQPLIENFLIHGFKQNSNDNRLVVRMKEKDSTLLIQIEDNGKGIGEETLERILCKLDRGESTSDSIGLINVNERIKLKYGQGYGVTIESIPDVKTVVTVKLPVIER, from the coding sequence ATGAAAACATTAAGTTTTTTTCGAAGAATAAGCGGAAAATTATTTCACCGAGTGTTTTTTACCTACTCCACGATTATAATTTTAACAATGTCCAGCTTATTTTTATTTCTCTCCAATTATTACTCTGATTTTATTGTTCAGAGAGAGATAGATAAACATGGAACGATTATAGATGAAATAAAATCAGATTTTCATGAGAAGCATCAATTTGTATCCCAGGGAGTTCGCAATTTATATCTTGAGAAAGATTTAATACAAGACTTGGCATTTGCTTTACAGCATGATTATGAAGAATATATCGGCTACAGGCTCGAAAAATTTGCAAATAGTGACTCCTTTGTTCCGTACAACTTTGATATTTATGTAAAAAATTATTTTTCTAGAGATGACACCGTCGTTGCTCTGGATATTAAAAATGAAACTCTTGGTACCGAGTATTTTTATTTGTTTAATCACTTACGCTGGTATGAAAACACACAACAAGGAACAAGAAAAGATATTGATGGAAAGGGGAATTCGACTCTTTATACGGTTGAAGAAATAATAAATGATCCTATTTACTTAGAAAGATTAGGTACACTCTCCATCCATTTTACCTACGAGAATGTTGAACGAATTCTTTCCCTTCGAGACGATACGATTCAAGGAACATTTCTCGTAACTGATGAAGAGATGAATGTGTATTTTCTGCATGGAGATTTAACGGAAGGTGTTTTAGAAGACATCCGTTTTGGGACTGTACAAAAAGAGGTTAAGTTAGATGATTTATATTATATTCAAACATCTGTGGAACCAGTGGGCAATTTAATGATTACGTCCATTATACCAAGAAAGGAATTGGCTTCATTATACACCTATAAAATTACGATCTTATTAATCATTATCGTGTTAACTGTGATCGCTATTGTGTTACCTTACTTTTCTCTAAGGGGTCACTCGAAACGTGTGGATCATATTGTCACAAAAATGCGCAAAGTCCAAGAAGGTAATTTAAAGATAAAGATTGATACTAGACAAGGCAATGATGATTTAAGTGTGATTTCAGAGACATTTAATGAGACATTAGATGAATTGAATAATTACATTAATAAGGTGTATACGTCAAAAATAAAAGAGAAGGAGGCGGAACTTGCAAGTCTTCAAGCGCAGATCAATCCACATTTCTTATATAATACGTTAGAAGCAATCAGGATGAAATCTTTAGCAGAAGGTGGTCGGACGACTGCGAAGATGATCGTTCAACTATCTGAATTATTCCGCCATTCTTTACAAACAGCAGAATTAGTCACATTGGAAGAGGAACAAAATCATGCCCGGCAATATATTGAGTTGTTTAGTTTTAGATTTCCAGAGCAACTTACCAGTTTTTTTGCAGGTAATGAAGAATTGAATCGTTATTTAATTCCACCCTTTATTTTACAACCCCTTATCGAAAACTTTTTAATCCATGGCTTTAAACAAAATAGCAATGATAATAGGCTCGTAGTTAGAATGAAAGAAAAGGATAGCACCTTACTGATTCAAATTGAGGATAATGGAAAGGGGATTGGTGAAGAAACATTAGAACGGATTTTATGTAAGCTGGATAGGGGAGAGAGTACATCTGATTCAATTGGTTTAATAAATGTAAATGAGCGGATCAAGTTAAAATATGGACAAGGTTATGGGGTGACGATAGAGAGTATTCCAGATGTTAAAACAGTTGTAACGGTGAAATTGCCCGTTATAGAGAGGTGA
- a CDS encoding alpha-mannosidase, which translates to MMQKKTAHIISHSHWDREWYMSLEEHRYYLIKLFDDLLEKLGEDANFHSFHLDGQTIMVDDYLEVRPEKEVEVKKYIREGRLIIGPWYILQDAFLTSSEANVRNLLYGMKTTKAFGQEGNLGYYPDTFGIYGQAPQLLKQAKIDVAAFGRGVTPTGFNNQVFHQDSYSSPYSELNWESPDGSSILGVLFANWYSNGNEIPVETEKAKKYWKKKLKESEKFASTSKLLYMNGCDHQPLQKNVTDAIKVAKELFPEVEFKHSSFQQYIEELKEELPESLQTIRGELRNQKTDGWSTLVNTASSRIYLKQANDRCQTLLERVLEPLGLLISDKKFHQDFTEYYWKLLMENHPHDSICGCSVDSVHREMITRFSKVEKGALKFVEEEARGMSTAIDTIHEKEGAIPLVVFQTFGIARTEVIKKKVAVNKIYFDEINFKDIPGKLKCEILPSYILERADHSTVPVTVKDLGVNFGYDLPHDRFRRPYYAREIEVTFLYHSSNTVGYERCFLVPIEQGNKEEEEAFIWKEDETKLENENIFVKFHDNGSYTLVDKRSGLEYNQLGILEDTGDIGNEYMFKASGDDTRVTTENSHVTMNVLENTRDIASIEVTSSLSVPKEADERLNLEKENLVWHSDRKAGRSEEMEQLIVKSVMTLERKGEGLKVKMTMNNRAKDHRVRVLFPIGRSCSNHYADSIYELAIRPNKPESQWLNPSFDHHMQRLVSLNNSEKGLTVAGKGLHEYEIKDDNTIALTVLRSVGELGDWGVFDTPEAQCLGENEAEYMVIPHQKDILSSGAYLTAYHYPLTSIVIQTNQKKGNASKVKELFTWEGDKLVMTACKPSLDGESMVMRWFNPGSETEQLFLKAEDDNCIYRSTILEEKLDLVGEGTANIKVKPYEIVTLLIEA; encoded by the coding sequence ATGATGCAAAAGAAAACAGCTCATATTATATCCCACTCCCATTGGGACCGGGAATGGTACATGTCATTAGAAGAACACAGGTATTATTTAATAAAGTTATTTGATGATCTGTTGGAGAAATTAGGAGAAGATGCTAACTTCCACAGCTTTCATTTAGATGGTCAGACGATCATGGTGGATGATTATCTCGAAGTCCGTCCTGAGAAAGAAGTGGAAGTGAAAAAATATATCCGGGAAGGAAGATTAATTATTGGTCCTTGGTATATTTTGCAGGACGCATTTTTAACAAGTTCAGAAGCGAATGTAAGGAACCTTCTTTATGGGATGAAAACAACGAAGGCTTTTGGACAAGAGGGGAATCTTGGTTACTATCCTGACACGTTTGGAATATATGGCCAAGCACCTCAATTATTGAAGCAGGCAAAAATCGATGTTGCAGCCTTTGGAAGAGGAGTGACACCGACTGGATTTAATAACCAGGTATTTCATCAAGACAGTTATTCCTCACCGTATTCTGAATTAAACTGGGAGTCTCCTGATGGTTCCTCTATACTGGGGGTATTATTTGCTAACTGGTATTCCAATGGAAATGAGATTCCGGTGGAGACAGAAAAGGCAAAAAAATATTGGAAGAAAAAGTTGAAGGAATCGGAAAAATTCGCTTCTACTTCGAAACTCCTTTATATGAATGGGTGTGACCACCAGCCTCTGCAGAAAAATGTCACCGATGCGATTAAAGTGGCAAAAGAGCTTTTTCCAGAAGTAGAATTTAAACATTCCAGTTTTCAACAGTATATCGAGGAATTAAAGGAGGAACTTCCGGAGAGTCTGCAAACAATACGGGGAGAATTGCGCAATCAAAAAACAGATGGATGGTCAACCCTTGTAAATACAGCGTCATCAAGAATTTACTTGAAGCAGGCTAATGACCGCTGTCAAACATTACTGGAACGGGTGTTGGAGCCATTAGGGTTGCTCATTTCTGATAAGAAATTTCATCAAGACTTCACAGAATATTACTGGAAACTGTTGATGGAGAATCACCCACATGACAGTATTTGTGGCTGTAGTGTTGACTCTGTGCATCGCGAAATGATTACTAGATTTAGCAAGGTAGAAAAAGGAGCTTTAAAGTTCGTGGAGGAGGAAGCTAGGGGAATGTCCACGGCCATTGATACGATCCATGAAAAGGAGGGCGCGATTCCGTTAGTAGTCTTCCAAACGTTCGGAATAGCAAGGACAGAAGTGATCAAGAAGAAGGTCGCAGTTAATAAAATATACTTTGACGAAATTAATTTTAAGGATATACCTGGGAAACTTAAGTGCGAAATACTACCTTCCTATATATTGGAACGAGCAGATCATTCGACAGTACCGGTTACGGTAAAAGATTTAGGGGTGAATTTTGGTTATGACCTTCCCCATGATAGGTTCAGAAGACCTTATTACGCTCGAGAAATAGAAGTTACCTTCTTATACCACTCATCCAATACGGTGGGGTATGAAAGATGTTTCCTTGTTCCAATTGAGCAAGGTAACAAGGAAGAAGAGGAAGCTTTCATTTGGAAGGAGGACGAAACTAAATTAGAAAATGAAAATATCTTCGTTAAGTTTCATGACAATGGCTCTTATACGTTAGTGGATAAACGATCTGGGCTGGAATATAACCAGCTTGGAATATTGGAGGATACTGGGGATATCGGTAATGAGTACATGTTTAAAGCTTCAGGTGATGATACCCGTGTTACAACAGAGAATAGTCATGTCACGATGAACGTGCTTGAAAACACGAGAGATATCGCTTCAATTGAAGTAACATCTTCCCTTTCTGTTCCTAAGGAGGCTGACGAGCGCTTAAACCTTGAAAAAGAAAACCTTGTTTGGCATTCAGATCGGAAAGCTGGTAGAAGTGAAGAGATGGAACAACTAATAGTGAAATCCGTTATGACCCTAGAGAGGAAAGGGGAAGGATTGAAAGTAAAAATGACCATGAATAATCGTGCGAAAGATCATCGTGTTCGTGTTCTATTCCCAATTGGTAGGAGTTGCTCTAACCATTATGCAGATAGCATTTATGAACTAGCGATACGTCCAAATAAGCCTGAAAGTCAGTGGCTTAATCCTTCTTTCGACCACCATATGCAGCGGCTTGTCAGCTTGAATAATTCAGAAAAAGGGTTAACTGTTGCTGGAAAAGGACTTCATGAATATGAAATTAAGGATGATAACACGATCGCCCTGACAGTATTAAGGTCAGTTGGTGAACTGGGAGACTGGGGCGTCTTTGATACCCCAGAAGCACAATGCCTTGGAGAGAATGAGGCTGAATATATGGTGATTCCCCATCAAAAAGACATTCTCTCATCTGGAGCCTATTTAACAGCCTATCATTATCCATTAACATCAATTGTCATACAAACAAATCAAAAGAAAGGAAACGCCTCAAAAGTGAAAGAACTGTTCACATGGGAAGGCGACAAACTTGTTATGACAGCTTGCAAACCATCCCTTGATGGCGAAAGTATGGTGATGCGCTGGTTTAATCCTGGGAGTGAAACAGAACAACTCTTCCTAAAAGCGGAAGATGACAACTGTATTTATCGATCGACTATTTTAGAAGAAAAGCTAGATTTAGTTGGGGAAGGTACAGCTAACATCAAGGTGAAACCATATGAAATAGTAACGCTTTTAATAGAAGCGTAA
- a CDS encoding YesL family protein yields the protein MFNHIGSFFTEASFWIWRMMQLNWLWLSHILLGGVVLGVFPATAAMFAITRKWLQGELDQPMYREYHQYYRQNFWKVNGLGWVYLVIGTFLLYDLYLVTQINGMFALLSSMLLIILSLVYLFSFFYLFSYYVHFNQTFKNYLIQPFIITLLSFKQNILIAIGLTLVGYLIYHIPGLILFTLGVMPSYWVMKVSLNRFREIQNQPESIVGGTT from the coding sequence ATGTTTAATCATATAGGAAGTTTCTTCACCGAAGCTAGTTTTTGGATATGGAGAATGATGCAATTAAATTGGCTATGGTTAAGTCATATTTTACTAGGTGGTGTTGTGTTAGGAGTGTTCCCGGCAACTGCGGCTATGTTTGCTATAACAAGAAAATGGCTCCAGGGAGAACTGGACCAGCCAATGTATAGAGAATACCATCAGTATTATCGACAAAATTTCTGGAAGGTCAATGGATTAGGATGGGTTTATTTAGTAATAGGAACATTTCTTCTGTATGACCTTTATCTGGTGACTCAAATCAACGGCATGTTTGCTTTATTGAGCAGTATGTTACTAATAATATTGTCACTGGTTTATTTGTTCTCTTTCTTTTACTTGTTTTCTTACTACGTTCATTTTAACCAAACATTTAAAAACTATTTAATACAACCATTTATCATCACACTACTAAGCTTTAAGCAAAATATACTAATTGCCATCGGTTTAACTTTAGTAGGTTATTTAATCTATCACATACCAGGGTTAATCCTGTTTACTCTTGGAGTCATGCCATCCTATTGGGTGATGAAAGTCTCTTTAAATCGTTTTCGTGAGATACAGAATCAACCTGAATCTATTGTTGGAGGGACGACATGA
- a CDS encoding glycoside hydrolase family 125 protein yields MTTEYKKIPASLKRVINRVKDMYPNDKEIQKLFENCFINTYETTLKEDEAGTFVITGDIPAMWLRDSSAQVRPYLTVASEDREIASMLKQVIERQWAYILHDPYANAFNRTADNKGHHQDRTKMSPWIWERKYEVDSLCYPIQLAYLYWKATRDNSILNPTLKKVVEAIYEVWKVEQNHEENSPYLFERDDCRVSDTLLRNGKGGYSVKTGMTWSGFRPSDDACLYGYLIPANMFAVVVLDYAREMLTVMKETELAEKVTKLSREIKAGIETYGKVDHPVFGEIYVYETDGDGHVNLMDDANVPSLLSMPYLGYVAPTDQTYLNTREFILSRHNPYYYEGGKASGIGSPHTPDHYVWHIALAIQGMTAVERGEKDRILATFKNTHGSTYYMHEGFDADRPENYTRSWFAWANSMFSEFILSEMGIYVPGSPLERQKGKELDNRVL; encoded by the coding sequence ATGACAACGGAGTACAAAAAAATTCCAGCATCCTTAAAAAGGGTTATAAATCGAGTAAAGGATATGTATCCGAATGACAAAGAAATACAAAAACTGTTTGAAAATTGCTTTATTAACACCTATGAAACCACTTTAAAGGAAGATGAAGCGGGAACATTTGTCATTACTGGTGATATCCCAGCAATGTGGTTAAGGGATTCCTCTGCCCAAGTACGCCCTTATTTAACTGTCGCATCGGAAGATCGAGAAATTGCTTCCATGCTCAAGCAAGTGATTGAGCGGCAATGGGCGTATATCCTTCATGATCCTTATGCCAATGCGTTTAATCGAACGGCAGATAATAAGGGGCATCATCAGGACAGAACAAAAATGAGCCCTTGGATATGGGAGCGGAAATATGAAGTGGATTCCTTATGCTATCCGATCCAATTGGCGTATTTATATTGGAAGGCAACGAGAGACAATTCGATTTTAAACCCGACTTTGAAGAAAGTCGTGGAAGCAATTTATGAGGTTTGGAAGGTGGAACAGAATCATGAGGAGAATTCCCCTTATCTGTTTGAACGGGATGATTGCCGCGTTTCAGATACCCTACTTCGAAATGGCAAAGGTGGATATTCTGTCAAAACGGGGATGACATGGTCTGGATTCCGCCCCAGTGATGATGCGTGTCTATATGGTTACTTGATTCCTGCCAATATGTTTGCGGTAGTAGTACTAGATTACGCGAGAGAGATGCTAACTGTGATGAAAGAGACAGAACTAGCTGAAAAAGTCACGAAACTTTCCCGGGAGATAAAAGCAGGTATTGAAACATACGGGAAAGTTGATCACCCTGTATTTGGAGAAATTTATGTGTATGAAACAGATGGAGACGGACATGTCAATCTGATGGATGATGCAAATGTTCCAAGCTTACTTTCCATGCCTTATCTTGGATATGTTGCACCGACGGATCAAACCTACTTAAATACGAGAGAGTTTATTCTAAGTCGGCATAATCCTTATTACTATGAGGGGGGAAAAGCATCTGGAATAGGAAGTCCTCATACCCCAGATCATTATGTATGGCATATTGCTTTAGCAATTCAAGGAATGACTGCCGTTGAAAGAGGAGAAAAGGATCGTATTTTAGCTACGTTTAAAAACACTCATGGGTCTACTTATTATATGCATGAAGGATTTGATGCGGACAGACCAGAGAACTATACTCGTTCGTGGTTTGCCTGGGCTAATTCCATGTTCAGTGAATTTATTTTAAGCGAGATGGGGATCTATGTCCCCGGAAGTCCTTTAGAACGTCAAAAAGGTAAGGAGCTAGATAACCGTGTTCTATAA